In Sulfitobacter sp. W027, a single window of DNA contains:
- a CDS encoding CoA pyrophosphatase: MSDRFQSFREALAQTGVESSDFDLNPEVTLPEGRSLRPAGVLAPVIDTGARLELILTKRSSALKHHPGQIAFPGGKQDGGDADVIAAALREAREEIGLPSEIVDVLGVLPAHETVTGFSVTPVIGYVTSEFTVVPEPGEVEEVFRVPLDHVLNPSNYLVHSRRWRGQRRYYYAVPYGPYYIWGATARMLRAWATRMNR, encoded by the coding sequence GTGAGCGATCGGTTCCAGTCTTTCCGCGAGGCGCTCGCGCAGACGGGGGTGGAATCCTCTGATTTTGACCTGAACCCGGAGGTCACCTTGCCCGAGGGGCGTAGCCTGCGGCCTGCAGGCGTGCTCGCGCCGGTGATTGATACGGGCGCGCGATTGGAACTGATCCTGACCAAACGCTCTTCGGCGTTGAAACATCACCCCGGACAGATAGCCTTTCCGGGGGGCAAACAAGACGGCGGCGATGCGGATGTTATCGCCGCCGCCCTGCGCGAAGCCCGCGAAGAAATTGGCCTGCCGAGCGAGATCGTAGATGTCTTGGGCGTGTTGCCCGCTCATGAGACGGTGACTGGTTTCAGCGTGACGCCTGTGATCGGCTATGTGACAAGTGAATTCACCGTGGTGCCAGAGCCCGGAGAGGTTGAGGAGGTGTTTCGCGTCCCTCTCGACCATGTGCTGAACCCCAGCAACTACCTTGTCCATTCCCGGCGTTGGCGCGGCCAGCGGCGGTATTATTACGCCGTGCCCTACGGCCCCTATTACATCTGGGGCGCGACCGCGCGTATGTTGCGGGCATGGGCGACGCGAATGAACAGATGA
- a CDS encoding Hsp33 family molecular chaperone HslO has translation MTQGTKIAWDDTVLPFQLDDVDMRGRVARLDGVLEGILKQHDYPPQVEALVAEMALLTALIGQTIKLRWKLSLQVQSKGAVRMIATDYYGPEKEGEPARIRAYASYDADRLTDEAPFEQVGEGYFAIMIDQGKGMTPYQGITPLAGGSLAACAEAYFAQSEQLPTRFSLSFGKSSGPDEPEHWRAGGIMLQHMPKASSLAASGEGTGDVLKADDLVEGDEAENWNRVNILLGTVEELELIGPSVPPTDLLLRLFHEEQPRVYDAQPVRFGCTCSEDRVRQSLSIYSARDIEKMTTNEGRVTADCQFCGAHYDLDPVTVGFDAKA, from the coding sequence ATGACCCAAGGAACTAAAATCGCGTGGGACGATACCGTTCTGCCCTTTCAGCTAGATGATGTCGACATGCGCGGCCGCGTGGCGCGGCTTGATGGCGTGTTGGAAGGCATCTTGAAGCAGCACGACTACCCGCCGCAGGTTGAAGCTCTGGTGGCCGAAATGGCTTTGCTGACCGCGTTGATCGGTCAAACGATCAAGCTGCGCTGGAAATTGTCGCTGCAGGTGCAGTCTAAAGGCGCCGTTCGGATGATCGCCACCGATTACTACGGCCCCGAAAAGGAAGGCGAGCCTGCACGTATTCGCGCCTATGCGAGCTATGACGCGGACAGGCTGACGGATGAGGCTCCTTTCGAGCAGGTTGGCGAAGGGTATTTTGCGATCATGATCGACCAAGGCAAAGGTATGACCCCCTATCAGGGCATCACGCCGCTGGCCGGTGGGTCATTGGCCGCCTGTGCCGAGGCCTATTTTGCCCAGTCCGAACAGTTGCCGACGCGTTTCTCGCTAAGCTTTGGCAAATCGTCCGGTCCGGATGAGCCGGAGCACTGGCGCGCTGGCGGAATCATGTTGCAACATATGCCCAAAGCCTCCTCACTGGCGGCATCGGGCGAGGGGACTGGCGATGTTCTCAAGGCTGACGACTTGGTCGAAGGCGATGAGGCCGAGAACTGGAACCGCGTGAACATCCTGCTCGGCACGGTTGAAGAGTTGGAGTTGATCGGCCCCAGCGTGCCCCCGACCGACCTGCTGCTGCGATTGTTTCACGAGGAACAACCACGGGTCTACGATGCACAGCCGGTGCGTTTTGGCTGTACTTGCTCCGAAGACCGCGTGCGCCAAAGCCTTTCGATCTACTCGGCCCGCGACATTGAGAAAATGACGACGAACGAGGGCCGGGTGACCGCCGATTGCCAATTCTGCGGCGCACATTATGACCTCGACCCGGTGACGGTCGGTTTCGACGCCAAGGCCTAA
- a CDS encoding NUDIX hydrolase produces MIRRTGQTPQPGQTYIPRPGVYAILPLQRRFLMTLEMAEDTEVQLPGGGIETGESPLQALHREVLEETGWRIARPRRLGAFRRFTYMKDYNLWAQKICHIYVAHPVCQIAEPTEQHHATLVLSADEALATLANEGDRLFLQRYLR; encoded by the coding sequence ATGATCCGACGTACAGGCCAGACACCACAGCCCGGCCAAACCTACATTCCACGCCCCGGCGTCTATGCCATTCTGCCGCTGCAACGCCGCTTCCTGATGACGCTTGAAATGGCCGAAGACACCGAAGTGCAACTGCCCGGGGGCGGCATTGAGACTGGTGAATCCCCACTTCAAGCGCTTCACCGCGAGGTGTTGGAGGAAACCGGCTGGCGCATCGCCCGTCCGCGTCGGCTCGGCGCATTCCGCCGCTTTACCTATATGAAGGACTACAACCTCTGGGCGCAGAAAATCTGCCATATCTACGTCGCCCACCCCGTGTGCCAGATTGCCGAACCGACAGAACAACACCATGCCACGCTGGTGCTATCGGCCGATGAAGCATTGGCGACCCTCGCGAATGAGGGCGATCGGCTGTTTCTGCAACGCTACCTTCGCTAG
- a CDS encoding PP2C family protein-serine/threonine phosphatase, translating to MKLDIPSLSPAAATRAVAPLVLVVDDDEVQLGLLSASLQRWGYEVMSAPSGEVALTLCETRLPDLVLCSWIMPGMSGIDFCRAFRALSEEQYGYFILLTAKHEKEEVARGLDAGADDFLIQPVSEPELRARIMAGERILAMQRELTQKNRLITETLDVLQQVHALIDKDLIEAKKLQQSLLRERYRAMPGGNLSMMLRSAGHVGGDLVGYFPVRPGVVGLFGLDVSGHGISSALMTARLAGYLSATTPDQNLALTLLPGGSYAARPPGEVIEELNDLVLNEMDTEHYFTLMLAIADLTTGEVTVAQAGHPHPALLRSDGVVEQAGTGGFPVGLLAGVEFEQYKLQMAPGDRLLILSDGVTECPDPGGDMLGEDGLARMLGELRRFSGPALLSALVWKLSEFAGRRDFPDDVSGILLEYLGDA from the coding sequence ATGAAATTGGATATTCCCAGCCTATCACCGGCGGCAGCGACGCGTGCTGTGGCACCGCTGGTACTGGTGGTGGATGACGATGAAGTGCAGTTGGGTCTGTTGTCTGCCTCCCTACAGCGCTGGGGATATGAGGTGATGTCTGCCCCGTCGGGCGAAGTGGCTTTAACGCTTTGCGAGACCCGATTGCCGGACCTTGTGCTTTGCAGCTGGATTATGCCGGGGATGTCCGGGATCGACTTTTGCCGCGCTTTTCGGGCGCTTTCAGAGGAGCAATACGGCTATTTTATTCTGCTGACCGCCAAACACGAGAAGGAAGAGGTGGCGCGGGGGCTGGACGCGGGCGCGGATGATTTCCTGATCCAGCCGGTGAGTGAGCCGGAGCTGCGCGCCCGGATCATGGCGGGGGAGCGTATTTTGGCCATGCAGCGCGAATTGACGCAGAAGAACCGGCTGATCACTGAGACGCTGGATGTATTGCAACAGGTGCATGCGCTGATCGATAAGGACTTAATTGAGGCCAAGAAATTGCAGCAATCGCTGCTGCGCGAGCGCTATCGTGCCATGCCGGGTGGCAACCTGTCGATGATGTTGCGCTCTGCCGGGCATGTAGGTGGTGATCTGGTCGGATATTTTCCCGTACGGCCGGGGGTAGTGGGGCTTTTTGGGCTGGATGTTTCAGGCCATGGCATCAGCTCGGCCCTGATGACGGCGCGGTTGGCGGGATATCTTTCAGCCACGACACCGGATCAGAACCTTGCGCTTACGCTTTTGCCCGGGGGCAGCTATGCGGCCCGCCCTCCGGGAGAGGTGATTGAAGAACTGAACGATCTTGTCCTTAATGAGATGGATACTGAGCATTATTTTACCCTGATGCTGGCAATCGCCGATCTCACGACGGGCGAGGTGACTGTCGCGCAGGCCGGGCACCCTCATCCGGCCTTGCTGCGCAGCGATGGCGTGGTGGAACAGGCGGGGACCGGGGGCTTTCCCGTCGGGTTGCTCGCTGGGGTGGAGTTTGAGCAGTATAAGCTGCAGATGGCGCCGGGGGACCGGTTGTTGATCCTGTCGGACGGCGTGACAGAATGCCCCGACCCTGGTGGCGATATGTTAGGCGAAGACGGGCTGGCGCGGATGCTGGGCGAATTGCGCCGTTTTAGCGGCCCGGCGTTGCTAAGCGCGCTTGTCTGGAAGCTGTCTGAATTTGCTGGCAGACGCGATTTCCCCGATGATGTGTCGGGGATATTACTGGAGTATCTGGGCGATGCCTAG
- the ilvA gene encoding threonine ammonia-lyase IlvA, with the protein MADDFAQKAQAAAEALRVLFPATPLLRNEHLSERFGADIWLKREDLSPVRSYKLRGAFNAMRKVIPGQGVFVCASAGNHAQGVAFACSHFGVRGVIFMPVTTPQQKVQKTRIFGGDNVEIRLVGDYFDATLAAAQNFCRDEGAHFLSPFDDEDVIEGQASVAVEIAEQLGRVPDRVILPVGGGGLSSGVVSYFGDTCDYTFVEPAGAPSLARALEAGAPVDVSPIDNFVDGAAVAKIGARPFERLRGMNPADVVHLPEDRICVTINEMLNVEGIVLEPAGALSIDALGEVADQIAGKTVVCVASGGNFDFERLPEVKERAQRYSGVKKYFILRLPQRPGALKEFLMLLGPEDDICRFEYLKKSARNFGSVLIGIETRRPENFKPFLEQLGQSGFTYTDITNDETLAQFVL; encoded by the coding sequence ATGGCGGATGATTTTGCACAGAAAGCACAGGCGGCGGCAGAGGCGTTGCGGGTGTTGTTTCCGGCCACGCCGCTGCTGCGCAATGAGCATCTGTCGGAACGCTTTGGCGCGGACATCTGGTTGAAGCGCGAGGATTTAAGCCCGGTGCGCTCTTACAAGCTGCGCGGAGCCTTCAATGCGATGCGCAAGGTGATCCCGGGGCAGGGGGTGTTTGTCTGTGCCTCGGCAGGAAATCATGCGCAGGGGGTGGCTTTTGCATGCAGCCATTTCGGCGTGCGGGGGGTGATTTTCATGCCGGTGACGACACCGCAGCAGAAGGTGCAGAAGACCCGTATCTTTGGCGGCGATAACGTCGAGATCCGGTTGGTGGGGGATTATTTTGATGCCACGCTTGCCGCTGCGCAGAATTTTTGCCGGGATGAGGGCGCGCATTTCCTGTCGCCCTTTGACGACGAGGATGTGATTGAAGGGCAGGCATCTGTTGCCGTTGAGATTGCCGAACAATTGGGGCGGGTTCCGGACCGGGTGATCTTGCCGGTGGGCGGCGGCGGCCTGTCTTCAGGGGTGGTCAGTTATTTTGGCGATACCTGTGATTATACATTCGTTGAACCTGCCGGTGCGCCGAGCCTTGCCCGGGCGTTGGAGGCAGGGGCCCCGGTTGATGTCTCTCCGATTGATAACTTCGTCGATGGGGCGGCGGTGGCAAAGATTGGGGCCCGGCCCTTTGAGCGTTTGCGGGGGATGAACCCGGCGGATGTGGTGCATCTGCCGGAGGATCGGATTTGCGTGACGATCAACGAGATGTTGAACGTTGAGGGCATCGTGTTGGAGCCTGCGGGCGCGCTGTCGATTGATGCGCTGGGCGAGGTGGCGGACCAGATCGCGGGTAAGACGGTGGTCTGTGTGGCGTCGGGAGGCAATTTCGATTTCGAGCGTCTGCCCGAGGTCAAGGAGCGTGCGCAGCGCTATTCTGGGGTAAAGAAGTACTTTATTCTGCGCTTGCCGCAACGGCCCGGAGCGCTGAAAGAGTTTCTGATGCTGCTTGGCCCAGAGGATGACATCTGTCGGTTCGAGTACCTCAAAAAGTCCGCGCGGAATTTCGGCTCGGTCCTCATTGGGATTGAGACGCGTCGGCCTGAGAACTTTAAACCGTTCTTAGAGCAATTGGGCCAGTCGGGTTTCACATATACGGATATTACCAACGACGAAACGCTGGCGCAGTTCGTTCTGTAA
- a CDS encoding argininosuccinate synthase, with protein sequence MSAPKKVVLAYSGGLDTSIILKWLQTEYGCEVVTFTADLGQGEELEPARKKAEMMGIAPENIYIEDVREEFVRDFVFPMFRANAVYEGLYLLGTSIARPLISKRLVEIAEETGADAVAHGATGKGNDQVRFELAAYALNPDIKVIAPWREWDLSSRTKLLAFAEQNQIPIAKDKRGEAPFSVDANLLHTSSEGKVLEDPAVDAPDYVYQRTVNPEDAPDTPEYVEIGFERGDAVSINGEAMSPATILTKLNELGGKHGCGRLDLVEGRFVGMKSRGIYETPGGTLLLEAHRAIESITLDRGAMHLKDELMPKYAELIYNGFWYSPERTMLQAAIDASQTHVTGTVRLKLYKGHVRTVGRWSDHSLYSEAHVTFEDDAGAYDQKDAAGFIQLNALRLKLLAARDKRTKG encoded by the coding sequence ATGTCCGCGCCCAAGAAAGTCGTGCTTGCCTATTCCGGCGGCCTCGATACCTCGATCATCCTGAAATGGCTGCAAACCGAATACGGCTGCGAGGTGGTGACCTTCACCGCCGACCTCGGCCAAGGCGAAGAGCTGGAACCGGCCCGCAAGAAAGCCGAGATGATGGGCATCGCGCCCGAGAATATCTACATCGAGGACGTGCGCGAGGAATTTGTCCGCGATTTCGTCTTCCCGATGTTCCGCGCCAACGCGGTCTATGAGGGTCTCTACCTCTTGGGCACCTCTATCGCCCGCCCGCTCATCTCCAAGCGCCTCGTGGAGATCGCCGAGGAAACCGGCGCTGACGCCGTGGCCCATGGCGCCACCGGCAAGGGCAATGACCAGGTCCGGTTCGAGCTCGCCGCCTACGCGCTCAACCCCGACATCAAGGTCATCGCCCCTTGGCGCGAATGGGACCTGTCGAGCCGCACCAAGCTTCTGGCCTTCGCCGAGCAGAACCAGATCCCGATCGCGAAGGACAAACGCGGCGAAGCCCCCTTCTCGGTCGACGCCAACCTGCTGCACACCTCCTCCGAAGGCAAAGTGCTCGAAGACCCCGCCGTCGACGCGCCCGACTACGTCTACCAACGGACCGTGAACCCCGAGGATGCGCCCGATACGCCCGAATACGTCGAGATCGGCTTCGAACGCGGTGATGCGGTTAGCATCAACGGCGAAGCGATGTCGCCCGCCACGATCCTCACCAAACTCAACGAGCTTGGCGGCAAACACGGCTGCGGCCGCCTCGATCTGGTCGAGGGCCGCTTCGTCGGCATGAAGTCCCGCGGCATCTACGAGACCCCCGGCGGCACCCTCCTGCTGGAAGCGCACCGCGCCATCGAATCCATCACGCTCGACCGCGGCGCGATGCACCTCAAAGACGAGCTGATGCCAAAATACGCCGAACTGATCTACAACGGCTTCTGGTACAGCCCCGAACGCACTATGCTGCAAGCCGCCATCGACGCGAGCCAAACCCATGTCACCGGCACCGTGCGCTTGAAACTCTACAAGGGACACGTACGCACCGTTGGCCGCTGGTCCGATCACAGTCTCTATTCCGAGGCCCATGTCACCTTTGAGGACGACGCCGGCGCCTATGACCAAAAAGACGCCGCAGGCTTCATCCAACTGAACGCCCTGCGCCTCAAACTCCTCGCCGCCCGCGATAAGCGCACCAAAGGCTGA
- a CDS encoding sulfotransferase, translating to MRIAMWSGPRNLSTAMMYSFGARQDFTAMDEPFYAAYLKATGLDHPMRDAVLAGQEQDPARVPLGFVQDGVQHLYMKHMAQHMIEEFPLDWAEDCVNIHLIRHPARVIASYTEKREAPNLADIGFDRQLMLYQRLGGLVIDSGDIRADPEGMLRKLCAAIDLPFDPAMLHWPAGPRPEDGVWASHWYGAIHQSTGFAGPEGDLPVLEGADAQVLEAALPYYEQLFARRLKNL from the coding sequence ATGCGTATTGCGATGTGGTCTGGGCCACGAAATCTGAGCACGGCGATGATGTATAGTTTCGGGGCGCGCCAGGACTTTACCGCGATGGATGAGCCTTTCTATGCGGCCTATCTGAAAGCAACAGGGCTGGATCATCCGATGCGCGATGCGGTTTTGGCGGGGCAAGAACAAGACCCTGCGCGGGTGCCCCTTGGCTTTGTTCAGGACGGTGTGCAGCACCTGTATATGAAACATATGGCGCAGCATATGATCGAAGAGTTTCCGCTGGATTGGGCGGAGGACTGCGTGAACATTCACCTGATCCGCCATCCGGCGCGGGTGATCGCGAGCTACACGGAGAAGCGCGAGGCACCTAACCTGGCAGATATCGGATTTGACCGACAACTGATGCTCTATCAGCGTTTGGGCGGATTGGTCATCGACAGCGGCGATATTCGTGCGGACCCCGAAGGCATGCTGCGCAAACTTTGTGCCGCAATTGACCTGCCTTTTGATCCCGCCATGCTGCACTGGCCCGCAGGGCCGCGTCCGGAAGATGGGGTATGGGCCTCGCATTGGTATGGCGCGATCCATCAAAGCACCGGATTCGCCGGTCCAGAGGGGGATTTGCCCGTGCTGGAGGGGGCGGATGCGCAGGTTCTGGAAGCGGCCTTGCCCTACTATGAGCAGCTTTTTGCAAGACGCCTTAAAAATCTCTGA